One window from the genome of Enterobacter asburiae encodes:
- the yieE gene encoding DNA-binding transcriptional regulator YeiE has translation MHITLRQLEVFAEVLKSGSTTQASQMLALSQSAVSAALTDLEGQLGVQLFDRVGKRLVVNEHGRLLYPRALALLEQAIEIEQLFREDNGAIRVYASSTIGNYILPEVIARYRRDFPTLPLEMSVGNSQDVINAVIDFRVDIGLIEGPCHNVDIIAEPWLEDELVVFASPASSLLQGEVTLERLAQAQWILREQGSGTREIVDYLLLSHLPHFQLGMELGNSEAIKHAVRHGLGISCLSRRVIAEQLETGSLVEIPVPLPKLVRTLWCIHHRQKHLSSSLQRFLRYCAI, from the coding sequence ATGCACATTACATTGCGTCAGCTGGAAGTATTTGCCGAGGTGCTGAAAAGCGGCTCGACGACCCAGGCGTCACAAATGCTGGCGCTCTCGCAGTCTGCGGTCAGCGCGGCGTTGACCGATCTTGAAGGACAGCTGGGCGTGCAGCTTTTCGACAGGGTAGGGAAGCGTCTGGTGGTCAACGAGCACGGTCGTCTTCTTTATCCACGCGCGCTGGCGTTGCTGGAGCAGGCTATAGAAATCGAACAGCTGTTCCGCGAAGACAACGGCGCGATCCGCGTCTATGCCAGCAGCACCATTGGGAACTACATCCTGCCGGAAGTGATTGCCCGCTACCGCCGGGATTTTCCCACTCTGCCGCTGGAGATGAGCGTGGGCAATAGCCAGGACGTTATCAACGCGGTGATCGATTTCCGCGTGGATATTGGCCTCATCGAAGGGCCCTGCCATAACGTCGATATCATTGCCGAGCCCTGGCTGGAAGATGAGCTGGTGGTGTTTGCGTCCCCGGCTTCGTCGTTATTGCAGGGCGAGGTGACGCTGGAGCGCCTGGCGCAGGCGCAGTGGATCTTGCGCGAACAGGGCTCCGGCACGCGTGAAATTGTCGATTATCTGCTGCTTTCCCATCTGCCGCATTTCCAGTTGGGGATGGAGTTGGGGAACTCTGAGGCCATCAAGCACGCGGTGCGTCATGGCCTGGGGATCAGCTGTCTTTCCCGGCGCGTCATTGCCGAACAGCTTGAAACGGGGTCGCTGGTTGAAATCCCGGTTCCATTGCCGAAGCTGGTGCGCACGCTATGGTGCATCCATCACCGCCAGAAACACCTTTCCAGCTCTCTGCAGCGTTTTCTGCGCTACTGCGCCATTTAA
- the nfo gene encoding deoxyribonuclease IV, with amino-acid sequence MKYVGAHVSAAGGLANAAIRAAEIEATAFALFTKNQRQWRAAALTAEVIDDFKAACEKYHYGPGQILPHDSYLINLGHPVEEALEKSREAFLDEVQRCEQLGLTLLNFHPGSHLMQIDEDACLARIAESINITLDKTKGVTAVIENTAGQGSNLGFRFEHLAAIIDGVEDKSRVGVCIDTCHAFAAGYDLRTTEATKNTFDEFERIVGFKYLRGMHLNDAKSAFGSRVDRHHSLGEGNIGHDAFRFIMQDARFDGIPMVLETINPDIWAEEIAWLKAQQTAEQAA; translated from the coding sequence ATGAAATATGTTGGAGCGCACGTCAGCGCTGCAGGTGGCCTTGCGAATGCCGCCATTCGCGCCGCCGAAATCGAGGCGACCGCTTTCGCCCTGTTCACCAAAAACCAGCGCCAGTGGCGCGCCGCAGCGCTCACCGCTGAGGTGATTGATGATTTCAAGGCCGCCTGTGAGAAGTACCACTACGGGCCAGGCCAGATCCTTCCCCACGACAGCTACCTGATCAACCTCGGTCACCCGGTTGAAGAGGCGCTGGAAAAATCCCGCGAGGCGTTTCTTGATGAAGTACAGCGCTGCGAACAGCTGGGGCTGACGCTGCTGAACTTCCATCCGGGTAGCCATCTGATGCAAATCGATGAAGATGCCTGCCTGGCGCGCATTGCCGAGTCCATCAACATCACGCTGGACAAGACCAAAGGCGTCACCGCGGTGATTGAGAATACCGCCGGTCAGGGCAGCAACCTCGGCTTTAGGTTCGAACATCTGGCGGCGATTATCGACGGCGTGGAGGATAAATCTCGCGTTGGCGTGTGCATTGATACCTGCCACGCGTTTGCCGCCGGTTATGACCTGCGCACCACCGAGGCAACGAAAAACACGTTTGATGAGTTCGAGCGCATTGTGGGCTTTAAGTACCTGCGCGGCATGCACCTGAACGATGCAAAAAGTGCGTTCGGCAGCCGCGTTGACCGCCACCACAGCCTGGGCGAAGGCAACATCGGCCACGATGCGTTCCGCTTCATTATGCAGGACGCCCGCTTCGACGGTATTCCGATGGTGTTGGAAACCATTAATCCGGACATCTGGGCAGAAGAGATTGCCTGGCTGAAGGCACAGCAAACCGCTGAACAGGCGGCATAA
- a CDS encoding amino acid permease, with the protein MVSEIKTTEAPTLRRELKARHLTMIAIGGSIGTGLFVASGATISAAGPGGALFSYILIGLMVYFLMTSLGELAAYMPVSGSFSTYGQKYVEEGFGFALGWNYWYNWAVTIAVDLVAAQLVMNWWFPDTPGWIWSALFLAVIFLLNYISVRGFGEAEYWFSLIKVATVIIFIVVGVAMIVGIFKGAEPAGWSNWTIGDAPFAGGLSAMIGVAMIVGFSFQGTELIGIAAGESENPEKNIPRAVRQVFWRILLFYVFAILIISLIIPYTDPSLLRNDVKDISVSPFTLVFQHAGLLSAAAVMNAVILTAVLSAGNSGMYASTRMLYTLACDGKAPRIFAKLSRGGVPRNALYATTVIAGLCFLTSMFGNQTVYLWLLNTSGMTGFIAWLGIAISHYRFRRGFVKQGHDINSLPYRSGFFPLGPIFAFILCLIITLGQNYEAFLADTIDWGAVTATYIGIPLFLVIWFGYKLTKGTKFVRYSEMEFPERFKQ; encoded by the coding sequence ATGGTTTCAGAAATTAAAACCACAGAAGCGCCCACGCTACGTCGTGAACTCAAGGCGCGTCACCTGACGATGATCGCCATTGGCGGCTCAATCGGTACAGGTCTTTTCGTTGCCTCTGGCGCAACGATTTCGGCAGCAGGCCCGGGTGGGGCACTCTTCTCTTATATCCTGATTGGCCTGATGGTGTACTTCCTGATGACCAGCCTCGGCGAACTGGCCGCGTACATGCCGGTATCCGGTTCGTTCTCAACCTACGGTCAGAAATACGTTGAAGAAGGCTTCGGCTTCGCGCTGGGCTGGAACTACTGGTACAACTGGGCGGTCACTATCGCCGTTGACCTTGTCGCCGCACAGCTGGTGATGAACTGGTGGTTCCCGGATACGCCGGGCTGGATCTGGAGCGCCCTGTTCCTGGCCGTCATCTTCCTGCTGAACTACATCTCCGTGCGCGGTTTCGGCGAAGCGGAATACTGGTTCTCTTTGATTAAAGTGGCAACCGTCATCATCTTTATCGTCGTCGGTGTGGCGATGATCGTTGGTATTTTCAAAGGCGCTGAACCTGCGGGCTGGAGTAACTGGACGATAGGCGATGCGCCGTTTGCCGGTGGCCTGTCGGCGATGATTGGCGTGGCGATGATTGTCGGCTTCTCCTTCCAGGGGACCGAGCTGATTGGTATCGCCGCCGGTGAGTCAGAGAACCCGGAGAAGAATATTCCGCGCGCGGTCCGTCAGGTCTTCTGGCGTATCCTGCTGTTCTATGTGTTCGCGATCCTGATTATCAGCCTGATCATCCCGTACACCGATCCAAGCCTGCTGCGCAATGACGTAAAAGACATTAGCGTCAGTCCGTTCACGCTGGTCTTCCAGCACGCCGGCCTGCTTTCTGCCGCGGCAGTGATGAACGCCGTTATCCTGACCGCTGTGCTTTCAGCCGGTAACTCTGGGATGTACGCCTCTACCCGTATGCTCTACACGCTGGCATGCGACGGTAAAGCGCCGCGTATCTTCGCGAAGCTGTCCCGCGGCGGCGTGCCGCGTAACGCGCTGTACGCCACCACGGTAATTGCCGGTCTGTGCTTCCTGACCTCGATGTTTGGCAACCAGACGGTGTACCTGTGGCTGCTCAACACGTCCGGGATGACGGGCTTTATTGCCTGGCTGGGGATTGCCATTAGCCACTACCGTTTCCGCCGTGGCTTCGTCAAGCAGGGTCACGATATTAACTCGCTGCCGTATCGCTCCGGCTTCTTCCCGCTGGGTCCCATTTTCGCCTTCATTCTGTGCCTGATCATTACGCTTGGACAGAACTATGAAGCGTTCCTGGCGGACACCATTGACTGGGGTGCCGTCACGGCGACCTACATTGGTATTCCGCTGTTCCTCGTCATCTGGTTTGGCTACAAGCTGACGAAAGGCACAAAATTCGTTCGCTACAGTGAAATGGAATTCCCGGAACGATTTAAACAATAA
- the cirA gene encoding catecholate siderophore receptor CirA — MFRLNPFVRGGLCASAMSLALPVIAAESGDTMVVTASATEQNLKDAPASISVITQEDLQRKPVQNLKDVLREVPGVQLTSEGDNRKGVSIRGLDSSYTLILIDGKRVNSRNAVFRHNDFDLNWVPVDAIERIEVVRGPMSSLYGSDALGGVVNIITKKIGQKWTGTLSADSTVQEHRDRGDTYNGQFYTSGPLVDGLLGLKAYGSLAKREKDGQQKSSTTASGETPRIEGFTSRDANVEFAWTPSENHDFTAGYGFDRQDRDSDSLDKNRLERQNYSLSHNGRWGVGNSELKVYGEKVDNKNPGNSNPITSESNAVDGKYVLPLGEINQLLTFGGEWRHDKLKDPVNLTGGSSSSTSTSQYALFLEDEWRIFEPLALTTGIRMDDHDTYGDHWSPRAYLVYNATDTVTVKGGWATAFKAPSLLQLSPDWVTGSCRGACEIVGNPDLKPETSESFEFGLYYSGEEGWLEGVQASVTTFQNNVDDRISISRTANVNQAQGYPNYVGLNADGEPIFRYYNVNKARIRGVETELKFPLADDWKVTLNYTYNDGRDISNGGNKPLSDLPFHTANGTVDWKATQDWSFYVQGNYTGEKRALTSSEPTPGGYVIWNTGAAWQVTKAVKLRAGVQNLLDKDLSRDDYSYTEDGRRYFVGVDYKF; from the coding sequence ATGTTTAGGTTGAATCCCTTCGTCAGGGGAGGACTTTGTGCGTCCGCAATGTCCCTGGCCCTGCCTGTTATCGCAGCGGAATCCGGCGACACAATGGTTGTAACGGCCTCCGCGACCGAGCAAAACCTGAAAGACGCACCGGCAAGCATCAGCGTGATTACCCAGGAAGATTTGCAGCGCAAACCTGTTCAGAATCTGAAAGATGTGTTACGGGAGGTGCCGGGCGTTCAGCTCACGAGCGAAGGGGACAACCGTAAAGGGGTAAGTATTCGTGGACTGGACAGCAGCTATACGCTGATCCTGATCGACGGCAAGCGCGTTAACTCGCGTAACGCAGTATTCCGCCATAATGATTTCGACCTTAACTGGGTGCCGGTTGATGCCATCGAACGCATCGAAGTGGTGCGCGGACCGATGTCTTCTCTGTACGGTTCCGATGCGCTGGGCGGCGTGGTGAACATTATAACCAAAAAAATCGGCCAGAAATGGACGGGCACCCTGAGCGCCGACTCCACGGTTCAGGAACACCGCGACCGTGGAGACACATACAACGGCCAGTTCTATACCAGCGGTCCGCTGGTGGACGGCCTGCTGGGGCTGAAAGCCTACGGTAGCCTCGCGAAGCGTGAGAAAGACGGTCAGCAGAAATCCTCTACCACGGCGAGCGGTGAAACGCCGCGCATTGAAGGCTTCACTAGCCGCGATGCGAATGTGGAGTTCGCCTGGACACCGTCTGAAAATCACGACTTTACGGCGGGCTACGGTTTCGACCGTCAGGATCGCGACTCGGATTCCCTCGACAAAAACCGCCTTGAGCGTCAGAACTACTCTCTCAGCCACAACGGTCGTTGGGGCGTCGGCAACAGCGAGCTGAAGGTTTACGGCGAAAAGGTGGATAACAAAAACCCGGGCAACAGCAATCCGATCACCTCCGAGAGCAACGCGGTGGACGGAAAATACGTGCTGCCGCTGGGCGAAATCAACCAGCTGCTGACCTTCGGCGGCGAATGGCGTCACGATAAGCTGAAAGATCCGGTCAACCTGACGGGCGGTTCCAGCAGCAGTACGTCGACAAGCCAGTATGCCCTGTTCCTTGAGGACGAGTGGCGTATCTTTGAACCTCTGGCGCTGACCACCGGCATCCGTATGGATGACCATGATACTTACGGCGATCACTGGAGTCCGCGAGCCTATCTGGTCTACAACGCGACCGATACCGTAACGGTGAAAGGGGGCTGGGCTACCGCGTTTAAAGCGCCGTCGCTGCTGCAGCTGAGCCCGGACTGGGTTACCGGCTCGTGTCGTGGTGCCTGTGAGATTGTCGGTAACCCGGATCTGAAACCGGAAACCAGCGAGAGCTTCGAATTTGGTCTCTACTACAGCGGGGAAGAGGGCTGGTTAGAGGGCGTGCAGGCCAGCGTCACCACCTTCCAGAATAACGTGGATGACCGCATCAGCATCAGCCGTACGGCCAATGTAAACCAGGCGCAGGGCTACCCTAACTATGTCGGGCTGAATGCCGACGGCGAGCCGATTTTCCGCTACTACAACGTTAACAAGGCGCGCATCCGCGGGGTGGAGACCGAGCTGAAATTCCCGCTGGCGGACGACTGGAAGGTGACGCTGAACTATACCTATAACGACGGTCGTGATATCAGCAACGGCGGCAACAAGCCGCTGTCGGATCTGCCGTTCCACACCGCCAACGGTACCGTTGACTGGAAGGCGACGCAGGACTGGTCGTTCTACGTTCAGGGCAACTACACCGGTGAGAAACGCGCGCTGACCAGCAGTGAACCAACGCCGGGTGGCTACGTGATCTGGAATACCGGTGCGGCATGGCAGGTAACGAAAGCCGTTAAGCTGCGCGCGGGCGTGCAGAACCTGCTGGATAAAGATCTGAGCCGTGACGATTACAGCTACACGGAAGATGGTCGTCGCTACTTTGTCGGCGTGGATTATAAGTTCTGA
- a CDS encoding YbfB/YjiJ family MFS transporter — protein MALRIALSGFVVLVVAMGIGRFAFTPQVPLMIAAGQLTLTSAGLVAAMNYLGYLVGAWDAMRAHRFVETRLWLGITGAVALTLLSAVADNAVVHGLLRFVIGCMSGWSMVLIAAWTNERLGQLGKPGLSAAVFAGPGAGIALSGLLAVYIQAKSLSAGAAWQIYGVLALVLIALVARYLPRSGQLHRPGTAPEPLVLTADLKRLVWSYSLAGFGYILPATFLSQMAAVRFPGSLFAQFVWPIFGIAAVVGIALSILLRHTSTANRRLAIVLWLQGAGVLAAWLLPGIGGLLTGGLLVGGGFLCAVQLSLLYGRELAPNHTRYMAGLLTTGYAIGQLIGPMTSALSTWLTHRLEPALGLAGVALFVGGALVWNRHAERQQQLQ, from the coding sequence ATGGCACTGCGTATTGCGCTCAGTGGGTTTGTCGTTCTGGTGGTGGCGATGGGGATAGGGCGCTTTGCCTTTACGCCTCAGGTGCCGCTCATGATTGCTGCCGGGCAGCTTACGCTGACCAGCGCGGGTCTGGTCGCGGCGATGAATTATCTGGGCTATCTGGTGGGCGCATGGGATGCCATGCGCGCGCACCGCTTTGTGGAAACGCGCCTCTGGCTTGGCATCACCGGCGCGGTTGCGCTGACGCTGCTCTCCGCGGTGGCGGATAACGCCGTCGTGCACGGCCTGCTGCGCTTCGTGATTGGCTGCATGAGCGGCTGGTCGATGGTACTCATTGCCGCCTGGACCAACGAACGGCTGGGGCAGCTGGGTAAACCGGGCCTGAGCGCTGCGGTGTTTGCCGGACCGGGGGCGGGCATTGCCCTGAGCGGGCTGCTCGCCGTCTATATCCAGGCAAAATCCCTTTCGGCCGGAGCGGCATGGCAAATCTACGGCGTGCTGGCGCTGGTACTCATTGCGCTGGTGGCGCGCTACCTTCCGCGATCCGGCCAGCTCCATCGCCCCGGCACCGCGCCGGAGCCGCTGGTGCTGACGGCGGATTTAAAGCGCCTGGTCTGGAGCTACAGCCTGGCCGGGTTTGGCTATATCCTCCCGGCGACCTTCCTGTCGCAAATGGCGGCGGTGCGTTTTCCCGGCAGCCTGTTTGCCCAGTTTGTCTGGCCCATTTTTGGTATCGCCGCCGTGGTGGGCATTGCGCTTAGTATTCTTTTACGCCATACCTCAACGGCTAACCGCAGGCTGGCTATCGTGCTGTGGTTACAGGGAGCTGGCGTGCTGGCGGCCTGGCTGCTGCCGGGGATTGGCGGTTTGCTGACGGGCGGGCTGCTGGTGGGTGGCGGCTTCTTGTGTGCCGTGCAGCTCTCTCTTTTATACGGTCGCGAGCTGGCGCCAAACCACACGCGCTATATGGCAGGACTGCTTACCACCGGGTATGCGATAGGGCAGTTGATTGGCCCGATGACCTCGGCGTTATCAACCTGGCTTACCCACCGGCTGGAGCCCGCGCTGGGGCTGGCGGGCGTTGCGCTGTTCGTCGGGGGAGCCCTGGTCTGGAATCGTCACGCTGAAAGGCAACAGCAATTGCAATAA
- the fghA gene encoding S-formylglutathione hydrolase, translating into MELLEEHRCFEGRQQRWRHDSTVLNCAMTFSIFLPPTENPPVLFWLSGLTCNDENFTTKAGAQRLAAELGIALVMPDTSPRGDDVADDAGYDLGKGAGFYLNATEQPWARHYRMYDYIRDELPALIQSGFAVSDRCAISGHSMGGHGALIMALKNPGKYVSVSAFAPIVNPTQVPWGQKAFTNYLGEDEANWQEWDSCALMLASSSANAIPMLIDQGDADQFLAGQLQPAVFAEAARQKDWPLTLRIQPGYDHSYYFIGSFIEDHLRFHAEHLFA; encoded by the coding sequence ATGGAACTGCTCGAAGAGCACCGTTGTTTTGAAGGTCGACAGCAGCGCTGGCGGCATGACTCCACCGTTCTGAACTGTGCGATGACGTTCAGCATTTTCCTGCCGCCGACGGAAAATCCGCCGGTTCTGTTCTGGCTGTCAGGCCTGACCTGCAACGACGAAAACTTCACCACCAAAGCGGGCGCGCAGCGACTTGCCGCCGAGCTGGGCATTGCGCTGGTGATGCCTGACACCAGCCCGCGTGGCGATGATGTGGCCGACGATGCAGGATACGACCTGGGCAAAGGCGCCGGGTTTTATCTGAATGCAACCGAGCAGCCCTGGGCGCGCCACTACCGCATGTATGATTACATTCGCGACGAGCTGCCCGCGCTGATTCAGTCCGGGTTTGCGGTAAGCGACCGCTGCGCCATCAGCGGACACTCCATGGGTGGACACGGGGCGCTAATCATGGCGCTAAAAAATCCGGGAAAATACGTCAGCGTGTCGGCATTTGCGCCAATTGTGAACCCAACGCAGGTGCCATGGGGGCAGAAAGCCTTCACGAACTATCTGGGTGAAGATGAAGCGAATTGGCAGGAATGGGACAGCTGTGCGCTAATGCTGGCCAGCAGCTCGGCAAATGCGATCCCGATGCTTATCGATCAGGGCGATGCGGATCAGTTCCTCGCCGGACAGCTACAGCCTGCGGTGTTTGCCGAAGCCGCGCGCCAGAAGGACTGGCCGCTGACGCTGCGCATTCAGCCGGGATACGACCACAGCTATTACTTTATCGGGTCCTTTATTGAGGATCATCTCCGCTTCCATGCGGAGCATTTGTTCGCGTAA
- the fruA gene encoding PTS fructose transporter subunit IIBC: MKTLLIIDSGLGQARAYMAKTLLGAAAQKAHLDIIDNPGDAELAIVLGDKIPADSALNGKKVWLGDINRAVAHPELFLSEAKGHASVYSAPVATAPAAAAGPKRVVAVTACPTGVAHTFMAAEAIETEAKKRGWWVKVETRGSVGAGNAITPEEVAEADLVIVAADIEVDLAKFAGKPMYRTSTGLALKKTAQEFDKALVEAKPYQATGARQTATEGKKESAGAYRHLLTGVSYMLPMVVAGGLCIALSFAFGITAFKEQGTLAAALMQIGGGSAFALMVPVLAGFIAFSIADRPGLTPGLIGGMLAVSTGSGFIGGIIAGFLAGYVAKLISSKLKLPQSMEALKPILIIPLISSLVVGLAMIYLIGKPVAGILAGLTHWLQTMGTANAVLLGAILGGMMCTDMGGPVNKAAYAFGVGLLSTQTYAPMAAIMAAGMVPPLALGLATIIARRKFDKAQQEGGKAALVLGLCFITEGAIPFAARDPMRVLPCCIAGGAVTGAISMAIGAKLMAPHGGLFVLLIPGAITPVLGYLLAIVAGTLVAGLSYAVLKRPEAEVVAKAA; this comes from the coding sequence ATGAAAACGCTGCTGATCATTGACTCCGGTCTCGGACAGGCCCGCGCCTATATGGCGAAGACCTTGCTGGGCGCGGCGGCACAAAAAGCACATCTGGACATTATCGATAATCCAGGCGATGCAGAACTGGCCATTGTACTGGGCGACAAAATCCCGGCTGACAGTGCGCTGAACGGCAAAAAAGTGTGGCTGGGCGATATTAATCGCGCGGTGGCACATCCGGAACTGTTCCTGAGCGAAGCGAAAGGTCACGCGTCTGTCTACAGCGCGCCTGTCGCAACGGCACCGGCTGCGGCTGCGGGTCCGAAACGCGTTGTCGCGGTGACGGCCTGTCCGACAGGCGTGGCGCACACCTTTATGGCAGCTGAAGCCATTGAAACCGAAGCGAAAAAACGCGGCTGGTGGGTAAAAGTTGAAACGCGCGGCTCCGTTGGCGCGGGCAATGCGATTACCCCTGAAGAAGTGGCGGAAGCCGATCTGGTGATCGTGGCGGCGGATATCGAAGTGGACCTGGCGAAATTTGCCGGTAAGCCCATGTACCGTACGTCTACCGGCCTGGCGCTGAAAAAGACCGCGCAGGAGTTTGATAAAGCGCTGGTGGAGGCGAAGCCGTATCAGGCAACCGGCGCGCGTCAAACCGCGACGGAAGGTAAGAAAGAGTCTGCAGGCGCCTATCGCCATCTGTTGACCGGTGTGTCATACATGCTGCCAATGGTGGTTGCGGGTGGTCTGTGTATTGCCCTCTCGTTCGCATTTGGTATTACCGCGTTTAAAGAGCAAGGCACGCTGGCCGCTGCGTTAATGCAGATTGGCGGCGGATCCGCGTTCGCACTGATGGTCCCCGTTCTGGCAGGCTTTATTGCCTTCTCCATCGCTGACCGTCCTGGCCTGACGCCGGGCCTTATCGGCGGTATGCTGGCCGTGAGCACCGGTTCTGGCTTTATCGGCGGTATTATCGCGGGCTTCCTGGCCGGTTACGTCGCGAAGCTCATCAGCTCGAAGCTCAAGCTGCCGCAGAGTATGGAAGCGCTGAAGCCGATTCTGATCATCCCGCTGATTTCCAGCCTGGTGGTTGGTCTGGCGATGATTTACCTGATTGGTAAGCCGGTTGCGGGCATCCTGGCGGGTCTGACCCACTGGCTGCAAACCATGGGTACCGCGAACGCGGTTCTGCTGGGTGCAATCCTCGGTGGCATGATGTGTACCGACATGGGTGGTCCGGTGAACAAAGCGGCGTACGCCTTTGGTGTTGGCCTGCTGAGTACCCAGACCTACGCGCCGATGGCAGCCATCATGGCGGCAGGCATGGTGCCTCCTCTGGCGCTCGGCCTGGCGACGATTATTGCCCGTCGTAAGTTCGATAAAGCACAGCAGGAAGGCGGCAAAGCGGCGCTGGTTCTGGGCTTGTGCTTCATCACCGAAGGGGCGATTCCCTTCGCGGCTCGTGACCCAATGCGTGTACTGCCGTGCTGTATCGCGGGTGGCGCGGTAACGGGTGCAATCTCCATGGCGATTGGCGCGAAGCTGATGGCACCACACGGCGGTCTGTTTGTGCTGCTGATCCCTGGCGCCATCACCCCGGTCCTGGGCTATCTGCTGGCCATCGTTGCCGGTACACTGGTGGCGGGTCTCTCTTACGCGGTGCTGAAACGTCCGGAAGCGGAAGTTGTGGCAAAAGCAGCGTAA
- the folE gene encoding GTP cyclohydrolase I FolE, whose translation MSSLSKEAALVHEALVARGLETPLRPPVQDLDNETRKRLIAGHMTDIMELLNLDLSDDSLMETPHRIAKMYVDEIFSGLDYANFPKITVIENKMKVDEMVTVRDITLTSTCEHHFVTIDGKATVAYIPKDTVIGLSKINRIVQFFAQRPQVQERLTQQILTALQTLLGTNNVAVSIDAVHYCVKARGVRDATSATTTTSLGGLFKSSQNTRQEFLRAVRHHN comes from the coding sequence ATGTCATCACTCAGTAAAGAAGCTGCCCTGGTCCACGAAGCCCTGGTTGCGCGCGGTCTTGAAACGCCACTGCGTCCGCCCGTACAGGATTTGGACAATGAAACCCGCAAGCGTCTGATTGCCGGTCATATGACCGATATCATGGAGCTGCTGAATCTCGATCTGAGTGACGACAGTCTGATGGAGACGCCGCACCGCATCGCGAAAATGTACGTCGACGAAATTTTCTCCGGGCTGGATTACGCCAACTTCCCGAAAATCACCGTCATTGAAAACAAGATGAAAGTGGATGAGATGGTGACGGTACGCGATATCACGCTGACCAGCACCTGCGAACACCATTTCGTGACCATCGACGGTAAAGCGACCGTGGCGTATATCCCAAAAGATACGGTGATTGGCCTGTCGAAGATCAACCGCATCGTGCAGTTCTTTGCTCAGCGTCCTCAGGTGCAGGAACGTCTGACGCAGCAGATCCTGACCGCGCTGCAAACGCTGCTGGGTACCAATAACGTGGCCGTCTCTATCGACGCGGTTCACTACTGCGTGAAGGCGCGCGGCGTGCGTGATGCAACCAGCGCGACAACAACAACCTCGCTGGGCGGCCTGTTTAAATCGAGCCAGAATACCCGCCAGGAGTTCCTGCGCGCGGTACGTCACCACAACTAA
- a CDS encoding YeiH family protein, whose translation MSEITLQHHRTVWHFVPGLALSAAVTAVALWGGSIPAIAGAGFSALTLAILLGMVVGNTVYPHIWKSCDGGVIFAKQHLLRLGIILYGFRLTFSQIADVGVSGIAIDVLTLTSTFLLACFIGQKVFGLDKQTSWLIGAGSSICGAAAVLATEPVVKAEASKVTVAVATVVIFGTLAIFLYPAMYPLVAHWFSPETYGIYIGSTMHEVAQVVAAGHAINPEAENAAVIAKMLRVMMLAPFLIFLAARVKQLAPAGGSEKSKITIPWFAILFIVVAIFNSFHLLPKAVVDMLVTLDTVLLAMAMAALGVTTHVSALKKAGAKPLLMALVLFIWLIVGGGAINLAVHSLMA comes from the coding sequence ATGTCAGAAATCACCTTACAACATCATCGTACAGTGTGGCACTTCGTGCCGGGCCTCGCGCTTAGCGCAGCAGTGACCGCCGTAGCATTATGGGGCGGCAGCATCCCGGCTATCGCAGGCGCGGGTTTTAGCGCGCTGACGCTGGCCATTTTGCTGGGCATGGTCGTGGGAAATACCGTTTACCCACATATCTGGAAATCCTGCGACGGCGGCGTGATCTTTGCCAAACAGCACCTGCTGCGTCTCGGGATCATCCTTTACGGCTTCCGTCTCACCTTTTCGCAGATTGCGGACGTGGGCGTGAGCGGAATCGCTATCGACGTCCTGACCCTGACCAGCACCTTTTTGCTGGCCTGCTTTATCGGCCAGAAAGTCTTTGGCCTGGATAAGCAAACCAGCTGGCTGATCGGTGCCGGGAGCAGTATCTGCGGAGCGGCGGCGGTGCTGGCAACAGAGCCCGTCGTGAAAGCCGAAGCCAGCAAGGTGACCGTGGCGGTGGCGACGGTGGTGATCTTCGGTACGCTGGCGATCTTCCTCTACCCGGCAATGTATCCGCTGGTGGCGCACTGGTTTAGCCCGGAAACCTACGGCATCTATATCGGTTCGACCATGCACGAAGTGGCCCAGGTGGTGGCGGCAGGACATGCCATTAACCCGGAAGCTGAAAACGCGGCGGTGATTGCCAAAATGCTGCGCGTGATGATGCTGGCACCGTTCCTGATTTTCCTCGCGGCGCGGGTTAAGCAGCTGGCACCGGCAGGCGGCAGCGAGAAAAGCAAAATCACCATTCCGTGGTTTGCGATCCTGTTTATCGTGGTGGCGATTTTCAACTCCTTCCATCTGCTGCCGAAAGCCGTGGTGGATATGCTGGTGACGCTGGATACCGTGCTGCTGGCGATGGCCATGGCAGCGCTGGGAGTCACCACACACGTCAGCGCGCTGAAAAAAGCCGGTGCCAAACCGCTGCTGATGGCGCTGGTGCTCTTCATCTGGCTGATTGTCGGCGGCGGTGCGATTAACCTCGCGGTCCATAGCCTGATGGCATAA